In a genomic window of Roseiflexus castenholzii DSM 13941:
- a CDS encoding aromatic ring-hydroxylating oxygenase subunit alpha, which produces MQLNDYVFEPDLARATTIPARWYIDPAMLAIEEERIFGRTWQLVGRVEHVRNPGDYFTCSVVNEPLVVTRDTAGNLHAFYNVCRHRAGSVAEGCGNRKTLQCSYHAWTYNLDGTLRSTPEFEGVENFDKADYGLRPVQVDTWGPFVFVNLDPQAPPLRDMLGAIPEETANMPLERMGFYKRVDYEINCNWKVYVDNYLEGYHIPVAHPGLFKEIDYKQYRVETFRYYSKQHAPIRENPDSLYRRHLEEGAPAQALYYWVFPNLMLNIYPDNLQINIILPLGHERTLTIFEWYVLDVDRPEVAEEFHRSFKFSDVVQKEDIDICEAVQKRLRSRSYNVGRFSVLRENGVHHFHGLLAEYLQRA; this is translated from the coding sequence ATGCAGCTGAACGACTATGTGTTCGAGCCTGATCTGGCGCGCGCAACGACCATTCCGGCGCGCTGGTACATCGACCCCGCCATGCTGGCAATCGAGGAAGAGCGCATTTTTGGGCGCACCTGGCAACTCGTCGGCCGGGTGGAACATGTGCGCAACCCCGGCGATTATTTCACCTGCTCGGTGGTCAACGAGCCGCTGGTCGTCACCCGCGACACTGCCGGGAACCTGCACGCTTTCTACAACGTCTGCCGCCATCGCGCCGGTTCGGTCGCCGAAGGGTGTGGCAATCGCAAAACGTTGCAGTGCAGTTACCACGCATGGACATACAACCTCGACGGGACGCTCCGCTCGACGCCGGAGTTTGAGGGGGTGGAAAACTTCGATAAGGCAGACTACGGGTTGCGTCCGGTGCAGGTCGATACGTGGGGTCCGTTTGTGTTCGTTAATCTCGATCCGCAGGCGCCGCCGCTCCGCGACATGCTCGGCGCTATTCCCGAAGAGACTGCCAACATGCCGCTGGAGCGCATGGGGTTCTACAAGCGGGTGGATTATGAGATCAACTGCAACTGGAAAGTGTACGTCGATAACTATCTGGAAGGGTACCACATTCCGGTTGCGCATCCGGGGTTATTCAAAGAAATCGATTATAAGCAGTACCGCGTGGAGACGTTTCGCTATTACTCGAAGCAGCATGCGCCGATCCGCGAGAACCCCGATTCGCTCTACCGGCGCCATTTGGAAGAGGGCGCGCCGGCACAGGCGCTCTATTACTGGGTCTTTCCTAACCTGATGCTCAATATCTACCCGGACAATTTGCAGATCAACATTATTCTGCCGCTGGGTCACGAACGCACACTGACGATCTTTGAGTGGTACGTGCTCGATGTGGATCGTCCCGAAGTTGCCGAAGAGTTTCACCGGTCGTTCAAGTTCAGCGACGTGGTGCAGAAGGAAGATATCGACATTTGCGAGGCGGTGCAGAAGCGGCTGCGGTCGCGTTCCTACAATGTCGGGCGCTTCTCGGTGTTGCGCGAGAACGGTGTGCATCACTTCCATGGGCTGCTTGCCGAGTATCTGCAACGCGCCTGA
- a CDS encoding nucleotidyl transferase AbiEii/AbiGii toxin family protein, with translation MSHPQVKNPYIRIALRRARAGTGSSPIFLNRRTAVQQLPNLRDILSGIRWTLIGAMALRAYAPERMTQDVDILIHAHDESAARSAFIAAGYRIGGTLAIGGFTALPAVAEGYSVDVLTSDAPWLDEALNHPSYDLADFPTLPRRFLVLMKLQAGRAQDIADITRLLRTADANERMLIRAVIAQYAPDLLEDYDALVTLTDLEFGAPEALPTDKSPS, from the coding sequence GTGAGCCACCCACAGGTCAAAAATCCTTACATTCGGATTGCGCTGCGGCGAGCCAGAGCCGGCACTGGCTCATCGCCCATCTTTTTGAACCGGAGAACGGCGGTGCAGCAACTCCCCAATCTGCGCGACATTCTTTCGGGCATTCGCTGGACGCTCATCGGCGCGATGGCATTACGCGCCTATGCGCCGGAGCGCATGACGCAGGATGTGGACATTCTTATCCATGCCCACGACGAATCGGCAGCGCGGTCTGCCTTTATCGCCGCCGGTTATCGGATTGGCGGAACGCTTGCAATTGGCGGCTTTACTGCATTGCCCGCCGTTGCAGAAGGGTATAGTGTTGATGTGCTGACATCCGATGCCCCATGGCTCGATGAGGCGCTTAATCATCCATCGTATGACCTGGCAGATTTTCCGACACTGCCACGACGGTTTCTTGTGCTTATGAAGCTGCAAGCCGGTCGAGCGCAGGACATTGCCGACATCACTCGCCTGCTGCGCACAGCGGACGCCAATGAGCGCATGCTGATTCGTGCCGTCATCGCTCAATATGCTCCCGACCTTCTCGAAGACTACGATGCCCTGGTGACGCTGACCGACCTCGAGTTCGGCGCACCGGAAGCGTTGCCAACGGACAAGTCGCCCTCTTAG
- a CDS encoding NHL repeat-containing protein — protein MVRPLVWIGARSPGALTLPPADPTPSQLYAPRGVYLDDQTLIVADSGNHRVLIWHRIPDRDGQPADVVLGQPDFYSEGPQAAGRGSRHGMHLPTGVMVIDGRLCVADSWNHRILVWNRVPETSNAPPDRVIGQADLDECEPNRGGGVTGCGFYWPYGIGWVAGRFYVADTGNRRVLSWNSIPEDRQPPDLVLGQNDECSHAENRGEGPSPCSFRWPHAIAGNGTTLYVADAGNHRVLGWTPIPARDTPACLALGQRDFQSAWEMPHTPPGPSALRFPYAVACASGRLIVADTANNRVLMWHTLPRAGVFLPADMVIGQPDFAGNGENRWQAVERDTLCWPYGISCHNHRLAIADSGNNRVIIWDISV, from the coding sequence ATGGTGCGCCCACTCGTCTGGATCGGCGCGCGTTCGCCTGGTGCATTGACGCTTCCCCCTGCCGACCCGACGCCGTCGCAGTTGTACGCACCACGTGGCGTCTATCTCGATGATCAGACGCTGATTGTCGCGGATTCCGGCAACCATCGCGTGCTCATCTGGCATCGCATCCCTGATCGGGACGGACAGCCGGCTGATGTGGTGCTGGGACAACCCGATTTCTACAGCGAGGGACCGCAGGCTGCCGGGCGCGGCTCGCGGCACGGGATGCACCTGCCGACCGGTGTGATGGTGATCGATGGACGGTTGTGCGTCGCCGATTCGTGGAACCACCGCATTCTGGTGTGGAATCGCGTTCCTGAGACCTCGAACGCTCCGCCGGATAGGGTCATCGGGCAGGCGGACCTGGACGAATGCGAGCCGAATCGTGGCGGCGGCGTCACAGGGTGTGGATTCTATTGGCCCTACGGAATCGGATGGGTTGCCGGTCGTTTTTACGTCGCCGATACCGGCAACCGCCGCGTCCTCAGTTGGAACAGTATTCCTGAAGACAGACAGCCGCCCGACCTGGTGCTGGGTCAGAACGACGAGTGCAGCCATGCCGAAAATCGTGGCGAAGGGCCGTCGCCATGTTCGTTTCGCTGGCCCCACGCGATTGCCGGCAATGGCACAACCCTGTATGTCGCCGATGCCGGCAACCACCGTGTGCTCGGCTGGACGCCAATCCCCGCGCGCGATACACCGGCGTGCCTGGCGCTCGGTCAACGCGACTTTCAGAGCGCGTGGGAGATGCCCCACACGCCACCGGGACCTTCCGCACTCCGCTTCCCGTATGCGGTCGCGTGCGCATCCGGCAGGCTGATCGTCGCTGATACTGCCAATAATCGGGTGCTGATGTGGCACACGTTGCCGCGTGCAGGCGTGTTTCTGCCCGCCGATATGGTCATCGGGCAGCCGGATTTTGCCGGCAACGGCGAAAATCGCTGGCAGGCGGTCGAGCGCGATACCCTCTGCTGGCCCTATGGTATATCCTGTCACAACCATCGTTTGGCGATTGCCGATTCGGGCAATAATCGTGTTATCATATGGGATATCAGCGTCTGA
- the hypE gene encoding hydrogenase expression/formation protein HypE, whose amino-acid sequence MSEGLNFEGWSCPLPLRDHPNIVMGHGGGGKLSAELVEHLFLPAFADSGAVDMGDAALIAVGGAHLAFSTDSFVVRPLFFPGGNIGELAVNGTINDIAMRGAQPLVLSAGFILEEGLPLDQLAAIAHSMGVAARRAGVTLVAGDTKVVDRGHGDGVYINTSGFGIVPEGIDIGPTRAQPGDAIIVSGTIGDHGIAILSVREGLEFGATVESDTAPLNGLVADLLDETRNIHVLRDPTRGGVASALNEIARASQVGIVIDERNLPVQDAVRAACELLGMDPLYVANEGKLIAIAPASDAERLLARMRAHPLGRQAAIIGRVTADHPGLVAARTGIGGTRIVDMMVGEQLPRIC is encoded by the coding sequence ATGAGCGAAGGACTGAACTTCGAGGGATGGTCTTGTCCGTTGCCGTTGCGCGATCACCCGAACATCGTGATGGGGCATGGCGGCGGCGGTAAACTCTCGGCGGAACTGGTCGAGCATCTGTTTCTGCCAGCATTTGCGGATTCAGGTGCAGTCGATATGGGAGATGCGGCGCTCATTGCGGTTGGCGGGGCGCACCTGGCGTTTTCGACCGACTCGTTCGTCGTGCGGCCCCTCTTCTTTCCCGGTGGCAACATCGGCGAACTGGCGGTCAACGGCACGATTAACGACATCGCCATGCGCGGCGCGCAGCCGCTTGTCCTCAGCGCCGGATTCATTCTGGAAGAAGGGCTGCCGCTCGATCAACTCGCCGCAATTGCGCACAGTATGGGTGTGGCTGCGCGCCGCGCCGGTGTCACCCTTGTGGCCGGTGATACCAAAGTCGTCGATCGTGGGCATGGCGACGGCGTCTATATCAACACCAGCGGCTTTGGCATTGTGCCGGAGGGGATCGACATTGGACCGACGCGGGCGCAACCGGGGGATGCGATCATCGTCAGCGGCACGATTGGCGATCACGGCATTGCCATTCTCAGCGTGCGCGAAGGGCTTGAGTTTGGCGCAACCGTCGAATCCGACACTGCGCCGCTCAACGGGCTGGTCGCCGATCTGCTGGACGAAACGCGCAATATCCACGTCCTGCGTGATCCGACGCGCGGCGGAGTGGCGTCGGCGCTCAACGAAATCGCGCGTGCCTCACAGGTCGGTATTGTGATCGACGAGCGTAACCTGCCGGTGCAGGACGCTGTGCGCGCTGCATGCGAATTGCTCGGCATGGACCCGCTCTATGTGGCGAACGAGGGGAAACTGATTGCGATTGCGCCTGCTTCCGACGCCGAACGCCTGTTGGCGCGCATGCGCGCGCATCCGTTGGGACGGCAGGCCGCCATCATTGGGCGTGTCACCGCTGACCATCCGGGGTTGGTGGCGGCGCGCACCGGCATTGGCGGGACGCGCATTGTCGATATGATGGTTGGCGAACAGTTGCCGCGGATTTGCTGA
- a CDS encoding Uma2 family endonuclease, whose amino-acid sequence MTIDVLPVAGTVSHLPPPPGGRWTVADYERLPDDGQRYELIDGDLRMAPAPNTDHQAAALRIAHYLFTLVEIAGHGRVFAAPIDVELSPTTIVQPDVVVLLHGGAAAITSQRIVGPPDLVVEVVSPGTASYDRREKRDLYAAAGVREYWIADPGHRAVELLTLEGRGYRAEHVYLGQAIIPSAVVPGWTVATDLLFG is encoded by the coding sequence ATGACGATTGATGTTCTTCCTGTGGCCGGAACGGTTTCTCACCTGCCGCCGCCTCCCGGCGGACGCTGGACGGTGGCGGATTATGAGCGCCTGCCGGACGATGGGCAGCGCTATGAATTGATCGACGGAGACCTGCGTATGGCGCCCGCTCCAAACACGGATCATCAGGCGGCGGCGTTGCGTATCGCGCACTATCTCTTTACGCTCGTCGAAATCGCAGGGCATGGGCGGGTCTTCGCAGCACCCATTGATGTTGAACTCAGCCCGACCACGATTGTGCAGCCGGATGTCGTGGTGCTGCTCCACGGCGGCGCAGCGGCGATTACGTCGCAACGTATCGTCGGACCACCCGACCTGGTGGTGGAAGTTGTGTCGCCGGGCACCGCCAGTTACGACCGGCGCGAGAAGCGCGACCTGTACGCTGCCGCCGGGGTGCGCGAGTACTGGATCGCCGATCCAGGGCATCGCGCCGTCGAACTGCTCACCCTGGAGGGCAGGGGCTATCGTGCCGAGCACGTCTACCTGGGGCAGGCGATCATCCCCAGCGCCGTCGTGCCCGGCTGGACCGTGGCGACTGACCTGCTGTTCGGGTAA
- a CDS encoding heme-copper oxidase family protein, which yields MHRQARVYVKTAFVQLLISVLVGALLLINAGLPFHPRIGLLLPVYYHLLMVGWATQLIGGVALWMFPVLSRDRPRGDERLGWIAYGALNGGLVLRAVAEPMHAIEPHTWSAWTLAVSAILQVCAVWFLAIALWPRVRRRPEMNRSRMGGGD from the coding sequence ATGCACCGTCAGGCGCGTGTGTATGTCAAAACCGCCTTCGTTCAGTTGTTGATCAGTGTTCTTGTTGGTGCATTGCTGCTGATCAACGCCGGGTTGCCGTTTCACCCGCGCATCGGTCTGCTCCTCCCCGTCTATTACCACCTGCTCATGGTCGGCTGGGCGACGCAGTTGATCGGCGGTGTGGCGCTCTGGATGTTTCCCGTCCTCTCGCGCGACCGTCCGCGCGGCGACGAACGTCTCGGCTGGATCGCGTATGGCGCTTTGAACGGCGGGTTGGTATTGCGCGCGGTGGCAGAGCCGATGCACGCCATAGAACCACACACCTGGTCAGCGTGGACGCTGGCAGTTTCCGCTATCCTTCAGGTCTGTGCTGTCTGGTTTCTGGCGATCGCACTCTGGCCCCGGGTTCGCAGACGACCTGAGATGAACCGTTCGCGTATGGGGGGGGGTGACTGA
- a CDS encoding tetratricopeptide repeat protein produces MTHRLLHPQPLGIFPLPAGYLVIPAVDGGADLCASLLTGRVPDAMPDPLRFYAQALAGDADGAWQALERDPSPEACYNRFVLRSEPSDYARLRSELDGELHALLDLVAYTTGMIDRPPEPVGCSGEVAACILAAHAAHALETDQREVACAMLQQAVAEVRDISPLFAAQLLGDLAEMQVLDDDADAAIRSLHDALDLIGLYSLPDVRAHLALRLGMLYQERAEGRRAMLLEASKCYQEALRFYTRETAPELYALAQNNLALVYLAMPLTEASDQLRKGIAVQALREALTIYTRDTHPDLWRRTQLNLANALQYLPSANLRDHLIEAVGLYDDLLATRDLRHDPAGYARVLANQGNALAHLGDFARARQQLSEARRLFAVCQDADAIAGVDEVLEEIARQEAGSRKGEATAPALRRAPAGENGY; encoded by the coding sequence ATGACGCACCGACTGCTCCATCCGCAGCCGCTCGGCATCTTCCCGCTTCCTGCCGGGTATCTGGTCATACCGGCAGTGGACGGCGGCGCTGACCTGTGCGCATCACTGTTGACCGGACGTGTGCCGGATGCCATGCCAGACCCACTGCGCTTTTACGCGCAGGCGCTCGCGGGCGACGCGGATGGAGCATGGCAGGCGCTGGAGCGCGATCCATCCCCCGAAGCGTGTTACAACCGCTTCGTGCTGCGTAGCGAACCGTCAGATTACGCTCGATTGCGCTCTGAACTCGATGGTGAACTTCACGCACTTCTCGACCTTGTTGCGTATACCACCGGCATGATCGACCGACCGCCGGAGCCGGTAGGGTGTAGCGGCGAAGTGGCGGCGTGCATTCTTGCTGCGCACGCCGCACATGCGCTGGAGACCGACCAACGCGAGGTCGCCTGCGCGATGTTGCAGCAGGCTGTCGCCGAAGTGCGCGACATATCGCCGCTGTTTGCTGCGCAATTGCTCGGCGATCTGGCAGAGATGCAGGTGCTCGATGATGATGCCGATGCTGCAATCCGGTCGCTCCACGACGCGCTGGATCTGATCGGGTTGTACAGCCTGCCCGATGTGCGCGCGCATCTGGCGTTGCGGCTGGGTATGCTCTACCAGGAACGCGCTGAAGGACGGCGCGCCATGCTCCTCGAGGCGAGCAAATGCTACCAGGAAGCGCTACGCTTCTACACCCGCGAGACAGCGCCCGAACTCTACGCGCTGGCGCAGAATAACCTGGCGCTGGTCTACCTGGCAATGCCCCTGACCGAAGCCAGCGATCAGTTGCGGAAAGGGATTGCAGTGCAGGCGCTGCGCGAAGCGCTGACGATCTACACCCGTGACACACATCCCGATCTCTGGCGCCGCACTCAACTCAACCTGGCGAATGCGCTCCAATACCTGCCATCGGCGAACCTGCGCGACCATTTGATCGAGGCGGTTGGCCTGTACGACGATCTGCTGGCGACCCGCGACCTGCGCCACGATCCGGCAGGATATGCGCGGGTTCTCGCCAATCAGGGGAATGCGCTGGCGCATTTGGGAGACTTTGCGCGTGCGCGTCAGCAGTTGAGCGAAGCGCGGCGCCTGTTTGCCGTGTGCCAGGATGCCGATGCCATCGCTGGCGTCGATGAGGTTCTGGAAGAGATCGCGCGGCAGGAAGCAGGATCACGCAAGGGCGAAGCGACAGCCCCGGCGCTGCGGCGCGCGCCAGCAGGCGAGAATGGTTATTGA
- a CDS encoding cob(I)yrinic acid a,c-diamide adenosyltransferase: MKIYTRTGDEGETGLWGGLRVPKDAPRVQAYGTVDECNAAIGVARSAGVDTYLDALLARVQSDLFVVGADLATPGEAANIPRIGADAVQALEQAIDELEAQLEPLRQFILPGGAPSAAYLHLARTICRRAERRVVTLSRSEPVNPQITIYLNRLSDFLFVAARCANASAGVPDVPWESPRMRKEAKDE; this comes from the coding sequence ATGAAAATCTACACACGGACGGGTGACGAAGGCGAAACCGGCTTGTGGGGCGGGCTGCGCGTTCCCAAAGACGCGCCGCGCGTTCAGGCATACGGCACGGTCGATGAGTGCAATGCTGCGATTGGCGTGGCGCGCTCAGCAGGGGTCGATACCTATCTCGACGCACTGCTGGCGCGGGTTCAGAGTGATCTCTTCGTCGTTGGCGCCGACCTGGCAACCCCCGGCGAGGCGGCGAATATCCCGCGCATCGGCGCGGATGCGGTGCAGGCGCTCGAACAGGCAATCGACGAACTCGAAGCGCAATTGGAACCGTTGCGCCAGTTCATCCTGCCCGGCGGCGCGCCGTCTGCCGCCTATCTCCATCTGGCGCGCACTATCTGCCGCCGCGCCGAGCGCCGAGTCGTGACGCTCAGCCGGAGTGAGCCGGTCAATCCTCAGATTACTATCTATCTGAACCGCCTCTCAGATTTCCTGTTCGTTGCAGCACGCTGTGCGAACGCGAGCGCCGGCGTGCCCGATGTGCCCTGGGAAAGCCCGCGGATGCGCAAGGAGGCGAAGGACGAGTGA
- a CDS encoding heme-copper oxidase family protein has product MPRVSVFMIRTALIHLALGAFVGGMLLADKGLHLWSWFWTLRAGHVHLMLLGWTVQFACGVAIWILPRLDAAGTRGALWLAWVCYGALNGGVLLATLSAPFAGMVGRERIAWMLPVAGVLFVAGIAAFIGHGWRRIRPFGAVPARMT; this is encoded by the coding sequence ATGCCACGAGTCAGCGTCTTCATGATCCGCACAGCGCTGATACACCTGGCGCTTGGTGCGTTTGTTGGCGGTATGCTGCTGGCAGACAAGGGATTGCATCTCTGGTCCTGGTTCTGGACATTGCGCGCCGGGCATGTGCATCTGATGCTGCTGGGTTGGACGGTACAGTTCGCGTGTGGGGTGGCGATCTGGATCTTGCCGCGTCTGGATGCCGCCGGAACACGTGGTGCGCTGTGGCTTGCCTGGGTCTGTTACGGTGCGCTCAACGGCGGCGTTCTGCTGGCAACCCTCTCGGCGCCGTTTGCCGGGATGGTTGGGCGTGAACGCATTGCCTGGATGTTGCCGGTTGCCGGTGTGCTCTTCGTCGCCGGTATTGCAGCGTTCATCGGGCATGGTTGGCGACGAATCCGGCCATTCGGCGCAGTTCCTGCGAGGATGACATGA
- the hypD gene encoding hydrogenase formation protein HypD, which translates to MKYLDEYRDPDLAQRLFAEIRRITTRPWAIMEVCGGQTHSIIRNGIDQLLPEAIELIHGPGCPVCVTPLEIIDKALAIASRPNVIFCSFGDMLRVPGSAKDLFRVKSEGGDVRVVYSPLDAVRLAQQHPDREVVFFGIGFETTAPANAMAVLQAHRLGLRNFSMLVSHVLVPPAISAIMESPTNRVQGFLAAGHVCSVMGTWQYRPLVERYHVPIVVTGFEPLDVLEGIRRVVLQLEAGRAELDNAYERAVRPEGNVAAQQVLSEVFEVTDRAWRGIGVIPQSGWRLRNAYRAYDAEARFAVGDIQTRESPICRSGEVLQGMLKPNQCPAFGKECTPRTPLGATMVSSEGACAAYYQYGRFIKAEEVGVAR; encoded by the coding sequence ATGAAGTACCTGGACGAATATCGCGACCCGGATCTGGCGCAGCGGCTTTTTGCCGAGATTCGTCGCATCACGACGCGCCCCTGGGCGATCATGGAAGTGTGCGGCGGGCAGACGCATTCGATTATCCGCAACGGAATCGATCAACTGTTGCCAGAAGCGATTGAGCTGATCCACGGTCCTGGCTGCCCGGTGTGCGTGACGCCGCTGGAGATTATCGACAAGGCGCTGGCAATCGCTTCCCGTCCCAACGTTATTTTCTGTTCGTTTGGCGATATGCTGCGCGTGCCGGGGAGTGCGAAAGACCTGTTCCGCGTCAAGAGCGAAGGCGGTGATGTGCGTGTGGTGTATTCACCGCTCGATGCCGTGCGCCTGGCGCAGCAGCACCCCGACCGTGAGGTGGTCTTCTTTGGCATTGGTTTCGAGACGACTGCTCCCGCCAACGCAATGGCAGTGTTGCAGGCGCACCGCCTGGGATTGCGCAATTTTTCGATGCTGGTGTCGCACGTGCTGGTGCCACCCGCCATCTCCGCCATCATGGAGTCGCCGACGAACCGTGTGCAAGGATTCCTGGCAGCCGGGCATGTGTGCAGCGTGATGGGCACCTGGCAGTACCGGCCGCTGGTTGAACGGTACCATGTGCCAATTGTTGTCACCGGTTTCGAGCCGCTCGACGTACTGGAAGGGATCCGCCGCGTCGTTCTGCAACTGGAAGCGGGACGCGCCGAACTCGACAACGCCTATGAGCGTGCCGTGCGACCGGAAGGGAACGTCGCGGCGCAACAGGTGCTGTCTGAGGTCTTTGAGGTGACCGACCGGGCATGGCGCGGCATCGGCGTTATCCCGCAGAGCGGTTGGCGCCTGCGCAACGCCTACCGCGCCTACGACGCCGAGGCGCGCTTCGCGGTTGGCGACATTCAGACGCGCGAGTCGCCAATCTGCCGCAGCGGTGAGGTGCTTCAGGGTATGCTCAAGCCCAATCAGTGCCCGGCGTTCGGCAAGGAATGCACCCCGCGCACGCCCCTTGGCGCAACGATGGTGTCGAGCGAAGGGGCATGCGCTGCGTACTATCAGTACGGACGGTTCATCAAGGCTGAAGAGGTGGGAGTCGCGCGATGA
- a CDS encoding HypC/HybG/HupF family hydrogenase formation chaperone — MCLGIPGQVKEIYDMNGIRMGKVDFNGIVKDVCLAYLPDITVGDYTIVHVGFAITRLDEQSALETLALFQSIGLLDEELRSNAAEEEAA; from the coding sequence ATGTGTCTCGGCATTCCTGGTCAGGTCAAAGAAATCTATGACATGAACGGCATTCGTATGGGGAAAGTCGATTTCAACGGCATTGTCAAGGATGTCTGCCTGGCATACCTGCCCGACATCACCGTTGGCGACTATACGATTGTCCATGTCGGATTTGCCATCACGCGTCTTGATGAGCAGTCGGCATTGGAGACACTGGCGCTGTTCCAGAGTATCGGCTTGCTCGACGAAGAGTTGCGCTCCAACGCGGCGGAGGAGGAAGCGGCATGA
- a CDS encoding NifU family protein has translation MTTPLNGHDTAIDALERLALRIEQAIAAVGKLDDQARECALELQRAIETFHKEALTRIVRRLKDDPRGKELLFDLVDDPLIYTLFARHEIVRPNIVARVSRVLDAARPYIRSHGGDVELVEVRENVVYVRLHGSCNGCSLSAVTLRNEIEAALRANVPEIVGVQVVAAGAVPALIMPESIGVRDPLAGWVAGPPASDVPPGAMRRLETDHADILIINLDGRLSAFRNACAHQGLPLNGGLLDPESGTLTCPWHGFCYDASSGECLTVPQAQLEPFPLRVEQGRIWVRPTQG, from the coding sequence ATGACGACACCACTCAACGGCCACGATACTGCCATCGACGCACTGGAGCGGCTGGCGCTGCGTATCGAGCAGGCAATAGCGGCGGTGGGCAAACTGGATGATCAGGCGCGTGAGTGTGCGCTCGAACTGCAACGCGCCATTGAAACCTTCCACAAAGAGGCGCTCACCCGCATCGTGCGCCGCCTGAAGGACGATCCGCGCGGCAAAGAACTCCTCTTCGATCTGGTCGATGATCCGCTCATCTATACGCTCTTCGCGCGCCACGAGATCGTGCGCCCGAACATCGTCGCGCGCGTCTCGCGTGTGCTCGACGCAGCGCGCCCCTACATCCGCTCGCACGGCGGCGATGTCGAACTTGTCGAAGTGCGCGAGAATGTGGTCTACGTCCGGCTCCACGGCAGTTGCAACGGATGTTCGCTCTCGGCGGTGACGCTGCGCAACGAAATCGAAGCCGCGCTGCGCGCCAATGTGCCCGAAATTGTCGGTGTGCAGGTGGTCGCCGCCGGCGCGGTCCCGGCGCTGATCATGCCTGAAAGCATCGGCGTGCGTGACCCGCTCGCCGGATGGGTCGCCGGTCCGCCGGCGAGCGATGTGCCTCCCGGCGCAATGCGCCGTCTGGAAACCGATCATGCGGACATTCTGATTATCAATCTCGACGGACGGTTGAGCGCCTTTCGCAATGCCTGTGCGCATCAAGGGCTGCCGCTCAACGGCGGGTTGCTCGATCCCGAAAGTGGCACACTTACCTGCCCATGGCACGGTTTCTGCTACGACGCCAGCAGCGGCGAATGCCTGACTGTGCCGCAAGCGCAATTGGAGCCGTTCCCGCTGCGCGTCGAACAGGGACGCATCTGGGTGCGCCCGACGCAGGGATAG
- a CDS encoding Uma2 family endonuclease, which produces MTIDVLPVAGTVSHLPPPPGGRWTVADYERLPDDGQRYELIDGDLRMAPAPNPDHQHVSGLIFYYLMQYVQMSGRGRVFAAPIDVELSPTTIVQPDVVVLLHGGAAAITSQRIVGPPDLVVEVVSPGTASYDRREKRDLYAAAGVREYWIADPGHRAVELLTLEGRGYRAEHVYLGQAIIPSAVVPGWTVATDLLFG; this is translated from the coding sequence ATGACGATTGATGTTCTTCCTGTGGCCGGAACGGTTTCTCACCTGCCGCCGCCTCCCGGCGGACGCTGGACGGTGGCGGATTATGAGCGCCTGCCGGACGATGGGCAGCGCTATGAATTGATCGACGGAGACCTGCGTATGGCGCCTGCGCCCAATCCCGACCATCAACATGTGAGCGGTCTGATCTTCTACTACCTGATGCAGTATGTCCAGATGTCCGGGCGTGGGCGGGTCTTCGCAGCACCCATTGATGTTGAACTCAGCCCGACCACGATTGTGCAGCCGGATGTCGTGGTGCTGCTCCACGGCGGCGCAGCGGCGATTACGTCGCAACGTATCGTCGGACCACCCGACCTGGTGGTGGAAGTTGTGTCGCCGGGCACCGCCAGTTACGACCGGCGCGAGAAGCGCGACCTGTACGCTGCCGCCGGGGTGCGCGAGTACTGGATCGCCGATCCGGGGCATCGCGCCGTCGAACTGCTCACTCTGGAGGGCAGGGGCTATCGTGCCGAGCACGTCTACCTGGGGCAGGCGATCATCCCCAGCGCCGTCGTGCCCGGCTGGACCGTGGCGACTGACCTGCTGTTCGGGTAA